Proteins encoded by one window of Emticicia oligotrophica DSM 17448:
- the rplF gene encoding 50S ribosomal protein L6 has product MSRIGKKPVALPSGVSISVDDQNIVTVKGPKGTLTQKVDSDITVSVENNELKVERPTEQKRHKALHGLYRSLINNMVIGVSTGYKVDMEIVGVGYKAANNGNVLDLSLGFSHNVYFVVPSELKVTTAMEKGKNPMVSLEGTDKQLIGLVASKIKSLRKTEPYKGKGIRFVGEVIRRKAGKTSGKKK; this is encoded by the coding sequence ATGTCAAGAATTGGTAAAAAACCAGTTGCCCTTCCAAGTGGTGTAAGTATTTCGGTAGATGACCAAAATATTGTTACAGTTAAAGGTCCAAAGGGAACTCTTACACAAAAGGTTGATTCGGATATCACAGTTTCTGTTGAAAATAACGAATTGAAAGTTGAAAGACCAACTGAACAAAAAAGACACAAAGCCCTTCACGGTTTGTATCGCTCATTAATCAATAATATGGTTATTGGTGTTAGCACTGGCTATAAAGTTGATATGGAAATCGTCGGTGTTGGTTACAAAGCCGCTAATAATGGTAATGTCCTTGATTTAAGCTTAGGTTTCTCTCACAATGTTTACTTTGTAGTTCCTTCAGAATTGAAAGTAACAACTGCGATGGAAAAAGGTAAAAACCCGATGGTAAGTCTTGAAGGAACAGATAAGCAATTGATTGGCTTAGTAGCTTCAAAAATCAAGTCACTTCGTAAAACTGAACCATACAAAGGAAAAGGTATTAGATTTGTTGGTGAAGTTATTCGTCGTAAGGCTGGTAAAACATCAGGTAAGAAAAAATAA
- the rpsH gene encoding 30S ribosomal protein S8, with protein MITTDPIADFLTRVRNAIKARHRVVEIPASNIKKAITQVLYDKGFIQSYKFEDTAPQGVIKIALKYNPVTKQPAIVDLKRVSKPGLRKYAGTTEIPRVLNGLGIAIVSTSKGVMTDKEARALKVGGEVLCYVY; from the coding sequence ATGATTACAACGGATCCAATAGCAGACTTCCTTACCCGTGTACGCAATGCTATCAAAGCACGTCACAGAGTGGTAGAAATTCCTGCTTCGAACATCAAAAAAGCGATTACTCAAGTACTTTACGATAAAGGCTTTATTCAAAGTTATAAATTTGAAGATACTGCTCCTCAAGGAGTAATCAAAATCGCATTAAAGTATAACCCAGTTACGAAACAACCAGCAATCGTAGATTTGAAGCGTGTTTCTAAACCAGGTTTACGTAAATATGCTGGTACAACTGAAATTCCACGTGTGTTAAATGGATTGGGCATTGCTATCGTTTCTACATCTAAAGGTGTAATGACAGATAAAGAAGCTCGTGCATTGAAAGTAGGTGGCGAAGTATTGTGCTACGTATATTAA
- the rpsN gene encoding 30S ribosomal protein S14 — MAKESIKARDRKKAATVAKYATKRAALKEAGDYAALDKLPRNASPVRLHNRCQLTGRPRGYMRKFGINRVTFREMASKGLIPGVTKASW, encoded by the coding sequence ATGGCAAAAGAATCAATAAAAGCAAGAGATAGAAAAAAAGCAGCTACAGTTGCTAAATACGCTACAAAGCGTGCTGCTTTGAAAGAAGCAGGAGACTATGCCGCTTTAGATAAACTACCTCGCAACGCTTCACCTGTACGTTTACACAACCGTTGTCAATTGACAGGCCGTCCAAGAGGATATATGCGTAAATTTGGTATCAATCGTGTTACTTTCCGTGAAATGGCAAGTAAAGGGTTAATCCCAGGTGTTACAAAAGCATCTTGGTAA
- the rplE gene encoding 50S ribosomal protein L5, with the protein MARLKNKYTNEVVPALKEKFGYKSVMQVPVLQKIVVNRGVGAATGDKKLIDSSIEEITNITGQKAVATLSKKAVSNFKLRENMPIGVKVTLRGDRMYEFLDRLTAIALPRVRDFKGISDKGFDGRGNYTFGVKEQIIFPEISIDKISKIQGMDITFVTSAQTDAEAYELLKAMGMPFASIKK; encoded by the coding sequence ATGGCACGTTTAAAAAACAAATACACAAACGAAGTTGTACCAGCTCTTAAAGAGAAATTTGGGTACAAATCAGTTATGCAGGTTCCTGTACTTCAAAAGATTGTAGTAAATCGTGGAGTAGGAGCTGCAACTGGAGACAAGAAATTAATCGATAGTAGTATCGAAGAAATTACAAACATTACTGGTCAAAAAGCAGTAGCTACACTTTCTAAGAAAGCCGTTTCTAACTTCAAACTACGTGAAAACATGCCAATTGGTGTGAAAGTAACTTTACGTGGTGATAGAATGTATGAATTCTTAGACCGTTTAACTGCCATTGCTCTACCACGTGTACGTGACTTCAAAGGTATCAGCGATAAAGGATTTGATGGACGCGGAAACTATACCTTTGGTGTAAAAGAGCAAATTATCTTCCCTGAAATCTCGATTGACAAAATCTCTAAGATTCAAGGTATGGATATTACTTTCGTTACATCAGCTCAAACAGATGCTGAAGCTTACGAACTACTAAAAGCAATGGGTATGCCATTCGCAAGCATTAAGAAATAA
- the rplX gene encoding 50S ribosomal protein L24 has protein sequence MERKFNKQQKQHVRTGDTVEVIAGNAKGKRGVISEVITSKQRVVVDGVNMMKKHVKPSAQSPQGEIREFAGSIHISNVMLVDPATGKPTRTGRKENDKGKLQRFSKETGKFI, from the coding sequence ATGGAAAGAAAATTCAATAAGCAGCAGAAACAACACGTACGCACTGGCGATACTGTTGAAGTAATTGCCGGCAATGCTAAAGGAAAGCGTGGCGTTATCAGCGAAGTGATTACATCAAAGCAACGTGTAGTTGTTGATGGTGTAAACATGATGAAAAAACACGTGAAACCATCGGCACAATCACCACAAGGTGAAATCCGTGAGTTTGCAGGTTCAATTCATATCAGTAACGTAATGTTAGTTGATCCAGCAACTGGAAAACCAACACGTACTGGTCGTAAAGAAAACGACAAAGGAAAACTTCAAAGATTTTCTAAGGAAACTGGAAAATTTATTTAA
- the rplN gene encoding 50S ribosomal protein L14, giving the protein MLQQESRAGVADNSGAKEVLVIRVLGGTRKRYASIGDKVVVTVKSALSSSNMKKGTVSKAVVVRTTKEVRRKDGTYIRFEDNAVVLLNNQDEPRGTRIFGPVARELREKQFMKIVSLAPEVL; this is encoded by the coding sequence ATGTTACAGCAAGAATCAAGAGCAGGTGTTGCCGACAACAGTGGTGCAAAAGAAGTGCTTGTTATCCGTGTATTGGGTGGCACACGTAAGCGTTATGCATCAATCGGTGATAAGGTTGTCGTTACGGTGAAATCAGCCCTTTCATCTTCAAATATGAAGAAAGGAACTGTATCGAAGGCTGTTGTTGTGAGAACTACTAAAGAAGTTCGTCGCAAGGATGGTACTTACATTCGTTTTGAAGACAACGCAGTTGTATTATTAAACAATCAAGATGAGCCACGTGGCACGCGTATTTTTGGACCTGTTGCTCGCGAATTGCGTGAGAAACAATTCATGAAAATCGTTTCTTTGGCTCCTGAAGTTCTTTAA
- the rpsQ gene encoding 30S ribosomal protein S17, producing MERNLRKERIGTVVSNKMDKSGVVAVVRKLKHPKYGKFMLKTKKFMFHDENNEAGIGDTVKIQETRPLSKNKNWRLVEIVEKAK from the coding sequence ATGGAAAGAAATCTCAGAAAAGAGCGTATCGGAACAGTAGTTAGCAACAAGATGGATAAGTCAGGTGTTGTAGCTGTAGTTCGTAAATTGAAACATCCGAAGTACGGAAAGTTCATGCTCAAAACCAAGAAGTTTATGTTCCATGACGAGAACAATGAAGCAGGTATCGGTGATACTGTGAAAATTCAAGAAACTCGTCCTTTGAGCAAAAACAAAAATTGGAGATTAGTAGAAATCGTAGAAAAAGCGAAATAA
- the rpmC gene encoding 50S ribosomal protein L29, producing MKKSEIKALSVEQLEQNIAVEKDRILKLQFAHAITPIENPMRIRQSRRLIAQLMTELNAR from the coding sequence ATGAAGAAGTCAGAAATTAAAGCATTGTCAGTTGAGCAGTTAGAGCAAAATATAGCTGTTGAGAAAGATAGAATCTTGAAATTACAGTTTGCTCACGCCATTACACCCATCGAAAATCCGATGCGTATCCGTCAGTCTCGTAGACTGATAGCTCAATTGATGACCGAATTGAACGCAAGATAA
- the rplP gene encoding 50S ribosomal protein L16: MLQPRRTKFRKQQKGRIKGLATRGHEIAFGTYAIKSLEPGFITSRQIEAARIGVTRAMKREGQVWIRIFPDKPITKKPLEVRMGKGKGAPEYWVASVKPGTILFEATGVPVELATEALRLAAQKLPVQTKFVVRRDYQEGAE; encoded by the coding sequence ATGTTACAACCAAGAAGAACCAAATTTCGTAAGCAACAAAAGGGCAGAATTAAAGGTCTTGCCACTCGTGGACACGAGATAGCTTTCGGAACATACGCTATCAAATCTTTGGAGCCAGGTTTTATTACCTCTCGCCAGATTGAAGCAGCACGTATCGGTGTTACCCGTGCAATGAAACGTGAAGGTCAGGTATGGATTCGTATTTTTCCAGATAAGCCAATCACAAAGAAACCTTTAGAGGTACGTATGGGTAAAGGTAAGGGTGCACCTGAATACTGGGTAGCCAGTGTTAAACCAGGTACAATCTTATTTGAAGCAACTGGTGTGCCAGTAGAGTTAGCAACAGAAGCACTTCGTTTAGCTGCTCAAAAGCTTCCAGTTCAAACAAAGTTTGTAGTTCGTAGAGACTACCAAGAAGGAGCTGAATAA
- the rpsC gene encoding 30S ribosomal protein S3: MGQKVNPVGLRLGYIRGWDSNWYGGKTFAEKLVEDQEIRKYVSARIPKGAISKVVIERTLKRITLTIHTARPGVVIGKGGNEVDKIKEELKKLTGKDVQINIYEIKRPELDAKLVGESIAQQLEARISYRRAMKQAIQAAVRVGAQGIKVKLGGRLAGAEMARNEMYKEGRIPLHTLRADIDYAVSEALTVYGKIGIKVWIFKGEVYGRRDLTPAGGATQSNNERGGNDAQASGRGGREDRRGGGREDRRDNKGGRNNNNRGGNRNNNKGNNKR; this comes from the coding sequence ATGGGACAAAAAGTAAATCCGGTAGGTCTAAGACTTGGTTATATCAGAGGATGGGATTCTAACTGGTATGGCGGTAAAACTTTCGCCGAGAAATTAGTCGAAGATCAAGAAATCCGTAAATACGTTTCAGCTCGTATTCCAAAAGGTGCTATTTCGAAAGTAGTTATCGAACGTACCCTAAAACGCATTACACTTACAATCCACACGGCACGCCCGGGTGTAGTTATTGGTAAAGGTGGTAATGAGGTTGATAAAATCAAGGAAGAGCTTAAAAAATTAACTGGCAAAGATGTTCAAATTAACATCTACGAAATCAAACGCCCTGAATTAGATGCTAAATTAGTTGGCGAGTCTATCGCTCAACAATTAGAAGCTCGTATTTCTTACCGTCGTGCCATGAAACAAGCTATTCAAGCAGCTGTTCGTGTAGGTGCACAAGGTATTAAAGTTAAGTTAGGTGGTCGTTTAGCAGGTGCTGAGATGGCTCGTAATGAAATGTATAAAGAAGGACGTATTCCTTTGCATACACTTCGTGCTGACATCGACTACGCTGTTTCTGAGGCCCTTACTGTATACGGAAAAATCGGTATCAAAGTATGGATTTTCAAAGGTGAAGTATATGGTCGTCGTGATTTGACTCCAGCAGGTGGTGCAACTCAATCAAATAATGAAAGAGGTGGTAACGATGCTCAAGCAAGTGGACGTGGTGGACGTGAAGACCGTAGAGGTGGTGGACGTGAAGACCGTAGAGATAATAAAGGCGGCCGCAACAATAATAACCGTGGTGGCAACCGTAATAATAACAAAGGTAATAATAAGAGATAA
- the rplV gene encoding 50S ribosomal protein L22 has product MEAVAKLNDYPTSPRKARLVIDLIRGKKVSQALGILSFQPQHAAPVVKKVLLSAVANWQQKNEDLKIEDADLYVKSIFVDGGRMLKRMRPAPQGRGYRVRKRSHHLTIVVDSAN; this is encoded by the coding sequence ATGGAAGCAGTAGCAAAACTCAATGATTACCCTACCTCGCCTCGTAAGGCAAGATTAGTAATTGACCTTATTAGAGGGAAAAAGGTAAGTCAGGCTTTAGGCATTTTGAGCTTTCAGCCACAACACGCCGCACCAGTGGTTAAAAAAGTCTTATTATCAGCTGTTGCTAACTGGCAACAAAAGAACGAAGATTTGAAAATTGAAGATGCAGATTTATATGTAAAATCAATTTTCGTTGACGGTGGACGTATGTTGAAACGCATGAGACCAGCTCCACAAGGACGCGGATACCGTGTTCGTAAGCGTTCTCATCACCTAACAATCGTAGTTGATAGTGCAAATTAA
- the rpsS gene encoding 30S ribosomal protein S19, with product MARSLKKGPYIDYRLDKKVTDMNDSGKKSVIKTWSRRSMISPDFIGHTFAVHNGNKFIPVYVTDNMVGHKLGEFSPTRNFRGHIAKKDKGKR from the coding sequence ATGGCACGTTCACTCAAAAAAGGACCATACATTGATTACCGTCTTGACAAGAAAGTGACAGACATGAACGACTCTGGCAAGAAATCAGTTATCAAGACTTGGTCACGTCGCTCAATGATTTCACCAGATTTCATTGGTCACACTTTCGCAGTACATAACGGAAATAAATTTATTCCAGTATATGTAACTGATAACATGGTAGGACACAAACTTGGAGAATTTTCTCCAACTCGTAACTTCCGTGGTCACATCGCAAAGAAAGATAAAGGTAAAAGATAA
- the rplB gene encoding 50S ribosomal protein L2, whose product MGIKKLKPITPGQRHRVAPDFSDITATKPEKSLTVTIKKTGGRNNEGHRTARYIGGGHKRKYRLIDFKRNKVDVAAEVKTIEYDPNRTARIALVQYADGEKAYIIAPQGLKVGQTIIAGSNVAPEVGNTLPVGNMPLGTIVHNIELQPGRGAQMARSAGAYAQVLAKDGKYVTLKMPSGEMRMVLATCVATVGTVSNADHMNVTYGKAGRKRWLGIRPRVRGVAMNPVDHPMGGGEGRSSGGHPRSRKGLLAKGKKTRDLTKPSTRLIVSRRSK is encoded by the coding sequence ATGGGTATTAAAAAATTAAAACCAATCACACCTGGCCAACGCCACAGAGTTGCTCCTGATTTTTCAGACATCACAGCAACAAAGCCAGAGAAAAGCCTTACGGTAACCATTAAGAAAACTGGTGGTAGAAATAACGAAGGTCATCGTACTGCTCGTTATATTGGTGGTGGACACAAGCGTAAATATCGTTTGATTGACTTCAAGAGAAACAAAGTAGATGTTGCTGCTGAAGTTAAGACTATTGAATATGACCCGAACCGTACAGCACGTATTGCTTTAGTTCAATACGCTGATGGTGAGAAGGCTTATATTATTGCTCCTCAAGGATTGAAAGTTGGACAAACTATCATTGCAGGCTCAAACGTTGCTCCAGAAGTAGGTAATACACTTCCAGTAGGAAATATGCCGCTTGGTACAATTGTACACAACATCGAATTACAACCTGGTAGAGGTGCTCAAATGGCTCGTAGTGCAGGTGCTTATGCACAGGTATTAGCGAAAGATGGCAAGTACGTAACTTTAAAGATGCCTTCAGGTGAAATGAGAATGGTATTGGCTACTTGTGTTGCTACAGTAGGTACAGTATCAAACGCAGACCACATGAACGTAACTTACGGTAAAGCTGGTCGTAAACGCTGGTTAGGTATCCGTCCAAGAGTAAGAGGTGTTGCAATGAACCCTGTTGATCACCCAATGGGTGGTGGTGAAGGCCGTTCATCAGGAGGTCATCCACGTTCTCGTAAAGGCTTGTTGGCTAAAGGTAAGAAAACTCGTGATCTAACCAAGCCTTCTACAAGACTAATCGTTTCAAGAAGAAGTAAATAA
- the rplW gene encoding 50S ribosomal protein L23, whose product MSVLKRPIVTEKSQKLTTKGKFVFEVDMNANKIEIAKAVEKMYGVTVTDVNTVRQIGKKKSRMTRSRASSGMTSTFKKAVVTLKDGDLIDFYENL is encoded by the coding sequence ATGAGCGTACTTAAAAGACCAATCGTTACCGAAAAATCACAAAAGCTTACAACAAAAGGTAAGTTTGTGTTTGAGGTTGACATGAACGCGAATAAAATCGAAATCGCAAAAGCTGTCGAAAAAATGTACGGTGTTACAGTTACAGATGTAAACACAGTTCGCCAAATCGGCAAAAAGAAATCGAGAATGACTCGTAGCAGAGCATCATCAGGAATGACTTCTACTTTCAAAAAAGCAGTAGTTACTTTGAAAGATGGTGATTTAATCGATTTCTACGAAAATTTGTAA
- the rplD gene encoding 50S ribosomal protein L4 encodes MNVPVLSKDGKDTGRVATLADGVFGIEPNQHVVYLDVKHYLAAQRQGTHKAKQRAEIARSTKKIVRQKGSGGARHGSTKSPTFVGGGRVFGPVPRDYDFKLNKKIKVLARKSVLSSRVAENNLSVIENFTFEAPKTKSYLSFLKALSLSGTKTLFILGDYDSNVYLSARNIPKTKVMSVDEVSTYDLINADKVLISEGALSKIESILN; translated from the coding sequence ATGAATGTACCAGTATTAAGCAAAGACGGAAAAGACACAGGTCGCGTAGCTACATTAGCTGACGGTGTTTTCGGTATCGAGCCAAACCAACACGTTGTTTACTTAGATGTAAAACACTATTTGGCAGCTCAACGTCAAGGAACGCACAAAGCGAAGCAAAGAGCAGAAATCGCTCGTTCAACGAAGAAAATTGTTCGTCAAAAAGGTTCAGGGGGTGCTCGTCACGGTTCTACTAAATCTCCAACCTTCGTAGGTGGTGGTCGTGTATTCGGACCAGTTCCACGTGACTACGACTTCAAACTTAACAAGAAGATTAAAGTTTTAGCTCGTAAGTCAGTTCTTTCTTCAAGAGTAGCTGAAAATAATCTTTCAGTAATCGAAAATTTCACTTTCGAAGCTCCAAAGACAAAATCATATTTGTCATTCCTCAAAGCACTTTCATTGTCAGGCACTAAGACATTATTTATCTTAGGTGACTACGATAGCAATGTATATTTATCAGCACGTAACATTCCTAAAACAAAAGTAATGAGTGTTGATGAAGTAAGTACTTACGATTTAATTAATGCTGATAAAGTCTTAATTAGCGAAGGTGCATTGTCGAAAATTGAATCAATATTGAATTAA
- the rplC gene encoding 50S ribosomal protein L3, which yields MSGIIGKKVGMTTIFNAEGQAVPCTLIEAGPCVVTQVRTEDKDGYSAVQLGYGEKKEKNTSRSLVGHFKKAGTTPKRKLVEFKEFEKEYSLGDTIRVEDVFAEGDFLDVTGKSKGRGFQGVVKRHGFGGVGGQTHGQHNRGRHPGSIGACSFPSRVFKGLRMAGRMGNTQTTIQNLKVLKVLSEQNLIVVNGSIPGSKNSYITLHK from the coding sequence ATGTCTGGAATTATTGGAAAGAAAGTTGGAATGACAACTATCTTCAACGCAGAAGGTCAAGCAGTGCCTTGTACTTTGATTGAAGCGGGACCTTGTGTTGTTACTCAAGTTCGTACTGAAGATAAAGACGGCTACAGTGCTGTTCAATTAGGTTACGGCGAAAAGAAAGAAAAAAATACAAGCCGTTCGCTTGTAGGTCATTTTAAGAAAGCAGGTACTACACCTAAGCGTAAATTAGTAGAATTCAAAGAATTCGAAAAGGAATACAGCCTTGGCGATACTATTCGTGTAGAAGATGTATTTGCAGAAGGAGATTTCTTGGATGTAACTGGTAAGTCGAAAGGACGTGGTTTCCAAGGGGTTGTAAAACGTCACGGATTTGGTGGTGTTGGTGGTCAAACCCACGGTCAGCACAACAGAGGTCGTCACCCTGGTTCTATCGGTGCTTGTTCGTTCCCATCACGTGTATTCAAAGGCTTACGTATGGCTGGTCGTATGGGTAATACTCAAACAACTATCCAAAACTTGAAAGTATTGAAAGTTCTTTCTGAGCAAAACCTTATCGTAGTGAATGGTTCAATCCCAGGATCGAAAAATTCTTACATTACATTACATAAATAA
- a CDS encoding IS5 family transposase, whose protein sequence is MYSTDLSDAQGQFIKKALNYNNRKRKHCLRTIWNAILYLTKTGCQWRMLPKDFPKWQLVYYYFKKWIDLEEFDALLEKIGGKVRLQKGQNFSPSLGIIDSQSVRWGNNRSLNGIDGNKKIKGIKRHVVVDKNGFLIAVMVTVANIHDSQAALLLMRILKSFLSSVKIILADGGYRGDLVAEIKKNFGYLLKITLRTDKPKKPFEPIPKRWIVERTFAWFDNDRRMCRNYELLMETAEEIVKISAIKHLLNKI, encoded by the coding sequence ATGTATTCAACCGATTTATCAGATGCTCAGGGGCAATTTATCAAAAAAGCTTTAAACTATAACAACAGGAAACGAAAACATTGTTTACGAACAATTTGGAATGCTATTTTATACTTGACAAAGACCGGCTGTCAATGGCGGATGCTTCCGAAAGACTTCCCTAAATGGCAATTAGTTTATTATTACTTCAAGAAATGGATAGATTTGGAAGAATTTGATGCTTTATTAGAAAAAATAGGAGGTAAAGTACGCCTTCAAAAAGGTCAGAATTTCTCACCCAGTCTTGGAATAATTGATAGTCAAAGTGTAAGATGGGGTAATAATCGGTCATTAAATGGGATTGATGGCAATAAGAAAATAAAGGGTATTAAACGGCATGTAGTGGTAGATAAAAATGGCTTTTTGATTGCTGTAATGGTAACTGTGGCTAATATTCATGATAGTCAAGCTGCTTTACTATTAATGAGAATTTTAAAGAGTTTCCTGAGTAGCGTTAAAATCATATTGGCTGATGGCGGTTATCGAGGAGACTTGGTAGCTGAAATAAAGAAGAATTTCGGCTATCTTCTTAAAATTACTCTGCGGACAGACAAACCCAAAAAACCTTTCGAGCCAATACCAAAAAGGTGGATTGTTGAGAGAACCTTTGCTTGGTTTGACAATGACCGAAGAATGTGTCGCAATTACGAATTATTAATGGAAACAGCAGAAGAAATTGTCAAAATCTCTGCTATAAAACATTTATTGAATAAAATTTAA
- the mnmE gene encoding tRNA uridine-5-carboxymethylaminomethyl(34) synthesis GTPase MnmE: MIQLETICALATPQGIGAIGVIRVSGERTFEIVNKIFKGKDLTKVDSHTIHFGTIRDENVIVDEVLVAVFKTPKSFTKEDVVEISCHGSDYIIRYILKLLLQNGCRMAQAGEFTQRAFLNGQFDLVQAEAVADLIAADSEAAHKTAMNLMRGGFSNQLKELRDELIHFASLVELELDFGEEDVEFAERDDLKSLILKIQNFLKKLIDSFDAGNVIKEGVPVAIIGPPNAGKSTLLNILLNEEKAIVTEIAGTTRDVIEDVLFIEGIKFRFIDTAGIRETKDVVESIGIERSKDAMRRAEIVLLLSDNQSKDEDFISDIEEEKVIRVLNKIDLGENHQLVDYIRISAKNNIGIDTLKAAIVEKAKTKKRADTMLTNLRHYEHLMKANEALGEVLNGLDFGITGDFLAQDIRLSLHHLGEITGSITTDDLLANIFSKFCIGK, translated from the coding sequence ATGATACAATTAGAAACAATTTGTGCGTTGGCTACTCCGCAGGGAATCGGGGCGATTGGAGTGATTCGTGTTTCGGGCGAACGCACATTTGAGATAGTTAATAAAATTTTCAAAGGCAAGGATTTAACAAAAGTTGATTCTCACACGATTCATTTCGGAACAATTCGAGATGAAAATGTAATTGTCGATGAAGTGTTGGTTGCAGTATTTAAGACACCCAAAAGCTTTACGAAAGAAGATGTCGTAGAAATCTCGTGTCATGGAAGTGATTATATTATCAGGTATATTCTAAAACTTCTGCTTCAAAATGGCTGTCGAATGGCACAAGCTGGGGAGTTTACCCAACGAGCATTCCTGAATGGTCAATTCGATTTAGTGCAAGCGGAGGCTGTTGCCGATTTAATCGCCGCCGATTCAGAGGCAGCCCATAAAACTGCTATGAATTTGATGCGTGGTGGTTTTTCGAATCAACTGAAAGAACTTAGAGATGAGCTCATTCATTTTGCAAGTTTGGTTGAATTAGAATTAGATTTTGGCGAAGAAGACGTTGAATTTGCTGAAAGAGACGATTTAAAATCTTTAATTCTGAAAATTCAAAATTTCCTTAAAAAACTAATAGACTCCTTTGATGCAGGAAATGTTATCAAAGAAGGGGTTCCTGTTGCTATCATTGGCCCACCCAATGCTGGAAAATCGACATTATTAAACATTCTTTTGAACGAAGAAAAAGCCATTGTAACAGAAATTGCAGGCACTACTCGTGATGTCATTGAAGATGTACTATTTATTGAAGGGATTAAATTTAGGTTCATAGATACTGCTGGTATTAGAGAAACCAAAGATGTGGTTGAGTCGATTGGTATCGAACGCTCAAAAGATGCCATGCGTCGAGCAGAGATTGTTCTCTTACTCTCTGATAATCAAAGCAAAGACGAAGATTTCATTTCAGATATTGAAGAGGAAAAAGTAATCAGAGTATTGAATAAAATTGATTTAGGAGAAAACCATCAATTAGTTGACTATATCAGAATTTCGGCCAAAAATAATATCGGCATAGATACACTCAAAGCGGCTATTGTTGAAAAAGCCAAGACAAAAAAACGTGCTGATACGATGTTGACCAATTTACGTCATTATGAGCATTTAATGAAAGCAAACGAAGCGTTAGGTGAGGTATTGAACGGCCTAGATTTTGGCATTACCGGAGATTTTCTTGCTCAAGATATTCGTTTGTCATTACATCATCTTGGAGAAATTACAGGCAGCATTACGACTGATGATTTATTAGCCAATATATTTAGCAAGTTTTGTATCGGAAAATGA
- a CDS encoding EboA domain-containing protein — MNFSEQLFEKIKAFSSPKEISWIESKASGSLQALQTAFVSTPRFISKTTILSTELINEVSINEWTLDRLVRVFFLSKLDSANKDTYTKTLDTLFETAEINEAVALISALPFYAFPDYWMLRATDAVRSNIGLVLEAIAFQNPYPKNYFTELAWNQLVLKCIFNDKPIHKIEGLDERANQELANSISYLAHERWSAGRTITPQAWRLVSKFMNDEILHDLDILFKSGEKKNQIAAALVCHDTNFKPAKDLLSQYAQFDKKELSWSLIEN; from the coding sequence ATGAATTTTTCAGAACAATTATTCGAAAAGATAAAAGCATTTTCGTCGCCGAAGGAAATTAGTTGGATAGAAAGCAAGGCAAGTGGGAGTTTACAGGCCCTGCAAACTGCCTTTGTATCCACTCCAAGGTTTATCAGTAAAACAACTATCCTATCTACAGAACTCATTAATGAAGTGTCTATCAATGAATGGACACTCGACCGGCTTGTTAGAGTGTTTTTCCTTTCAAAATTAGATAGTGCTAATAAAGATACCTATACCAAAACACTTGACACGCTTTTTGAAACGGCAGAAATTAACGAAGCTGTTGCCCTTATATCTGCCCTACCCTTTTATGCATTTCCCGATTATTGGATGTTACGTGCCACTGATGCCGTACGGTCAAACATTGGTTTAGTCTTAGAAGCAATTGCCTTTCAAAACCCATATCCAAAAAACTATTTTACAGAATTGGCGTGGAATCAATTAGTTTTGAAATGTATATTCAATGATAAACCAATCCATAAAATAGAAGGTTTAGATGAGCGAGCCAACCAAGAATTAGCAAATTCTATTTCTTATTTAGCTCACGAGCGTTGGTCAGCAGGCCGAACAATCACCCCGCAAGCTTGGCGTTTAGTAAGTAAGTTCATGAATGATGAAATCTTGCATGATTTAGATATTTTGTTCAAATCAGGTGAGAAAAAAAATCAGATAGCAGCGGCTTTAGTTTGCCATGACACTAACTTTAAACCTGCCAAAGACTTATTAAGTCAATACGCTCAATTTGATAAAAAAGAGCTTAGTTGGTCATTGATTGAGAATTAG